In Humulus lupulus chromosome 6, drHumLupu1.1, whole genome shotgun sequence, a single genomic region encodes these proteins:
- the LOC133781885 gene encoding beta-adaptin-like protein A produces MAPPAQSQRSPSPSQPSGKSEVSDLKSQLRQLAGSRAPGVDDSKRELFKKVISHMTIGIDVSSLFGEMVMCSAASDIVLKKMCYLYVGNYAKVNPDLALLTINFLQRDCKDEDPMIRGLALRSLCSLRVANLVEYLVGPLGSGLKDGNSYVRMIAVTGVLKLYYISASTCIDADFPSILKHLLLNDPDTQVVANCISSLQEIWTLEATTSEEASRERETLLSKPIVYYLLNRIKEFGEWAQCLVLELVAKYIPSDSNDIFDIMNLLEDRLQHANGAVVLATTKVFLQLTLSMTDVHQQVYERIKAPLLTLVSSGSPEQSYAVLSHLHLLVMRAPYIFSSDYKHFYCQYNEPSYVKKLKLDMLTAVANESNTYEIVTELCEYAANVDIPIARESIRAVGKIALQQYDVNAIVDRLLQFLEMEKDYVTAEALVLVKDLLRKYPQWSHDCIAVVGNISSKNIQEPKAKAALIWMLGEYSQDMHDAPYVLESLIENWDEEHSAEVRLHLLTAVMKCFFKRSPETQKALGAALAAGLADFHQDVHDRAVFYFRLLQHNITVAERVVNPPKQAVSVFADTQSSEIKDRIFDEFNSLSVVYQKPSYMFTDKEHRGLFEVSDELGNLSIGTELADTGVPGHSVDANDKDLLLSTSEKEETRGPSNSDAFSAPSYDSSLISIAASQAQTDLMSSSITGPGNATSSFAIDDLLGLSVSATSEPAPTPSPPSLKLNPKAVLDPSTFQQKWRQLPISLSQDYSLSTQGVGALTTPQTLLRHMQSSSIHCIASGGQSPNFKFFFFAQKAEESSTFLVECIINTSSSKAQIKIKADDQSASQAFSSLFQSALANFGSS; encoded by the exons ATGGCTCCGCCGGCACAGTCTCAGCGATCTCCGTCGCCGTCTCAACCTTCAGG GAAAAGCGAAGTTTCCGATCTCAAATCACAGCTTCGGCAGCTAGCTGGTAGCCGAGCTCCGGGAGTTGATGATTCGAAGCGAGAACTTTTCAAGAAGGTCATATCTCATATGACAATCGGCATTGATGTCTCTTCTCTTTTTGGAGAGATGGTGATGTGCTCGGCTGCATCAGACATTGTGCtaaagaaaatgtgttatttaTATGTTGGTAACTATGCCAAGGTCAATCCTGATCTTGCTCTTTTGACAATCAATTTTCTTCAAAGAGATTGCAAGGATGAAGATCCCATGATTCGTGGACTTGCGTTGAGGAGTTTGTGTTCACTGCGAGTGGCAAATCTGGTGGAGTATTTGGTTGGGCCATTGGGATCAGGTTTGAAGGATGGTAATAGTTATGTCAGGATGATTGCAGTCACGGGGGTTCTGAAATTGTATTATATCTCGGCTTCAACCTGTATTGATGCAGATTTTCCATCGATTCTTAAGCATTTGTTGCTTAATGATCCAGATACTCAG GTAGTTGCAAATTGTATTTCTTCCCTACAAGAGATTTGGACCTTAGAAGCGACCACCTCTGAGGAAGCATCTAGAGAGAGGGAAACTCTGCTTAGCAAGCCAATTGTTTACTATCTTCTGAATCG AATCAAGGAATTTGGTGAATGGGCTCAATGTCTTGTACTCGAGTTGGTTGCTAAATATATACCTTCCGATAGCAATGACATATTTGACATAATGAATCTTCTTGAAGATAGACTTCAGCACGCAAATGGTGCTGTTGTCTTGGCCACTACCAAAGTGTTTCTACAATTGACTTTGTCCATGACTGATGTACATCAACAG GTGTATGAACGTATTAAAGCCCCTCTCCTAACACTAGTGAGCTCGGGTAGTCCAGAGCAATCTTATGCGGTTCTAAGCCACTTGCATCTCTTGGTGATGCGTGCACCATATATATTTTCCTCAGACTACAAGCATTTCTATTGCCAGTACAATGAGCCATCTTATGTAAAAAAATTGAAGCTCGACATGTTGACTGCAGTGGCAAATGAGAGCAACACTTACGAAATTG TGACGGAATTATGTGAATATGCTGCAAATGTTGATATTCCTATTGCAAGAGAGTCAATTCGTGCAGTTGGGAAAATAGCACTTCAGCAGTATGATGTGAATGCAATTGTGGATCGgcttcttcagtttctggagATGGAAAAGGACTATGTGACTGCTGAAGCTCTG GTCCTTGTAAAAGATCTACTAAGGAAATATCCACAATGGAGTCATGATTGCATTGCAGTTGTTGGAAATATAAGCAGCAAAAATATTCAAGAACCTAAGGCGAAGGCAGCTCTCATATGGATGTTGGGAGAATATTCCCAGGACATGCACGATGCACCATATGTTTTAGAGAGTTTAATTGAAAATTGGGATGAAGAGCATTCTGCTGAG GTTCGCTTACATCTTCTAACAGCAGTAATGAAGTGCTTTTTCAAAAGGTCACCAGAGACTCAGAAAGCCTTGGGAGCTGCATTGGCTGCAGGGCTTGCTGATTTTCACCAG GATGTTCATGATAGGGCTGTATTCTACTTCAGGCTTTTACAACACAACATAACTGTAGCAGAACGTGTGGTGAACCCTCCAAAGCAAGCTGTTTCTGTATTTGCTGATACTCAGAGCAGTGAAATAAAAGATCGCATATTTGATGAATTTAACAGTTTGTCTGTTGTTTACCAGAAA CCATCTTATATGTTCACGGACAAGGAACACAGGGGTCTATTTGAGGTTTCAGATGAGCTTGGAAATCTGTCTATTGGGACAGAACTTGCAGATACTGGTGTTCCAGGTCACAGTGTTGATGCTAATGACAAAGACCTTCTTCTTAGTACCTCAGAGAAGGAGGAAACTAGAGGTCCTAGTAATAGTGATGCATTCAGTGCCCCATCATACGATAGTTCATTGATCTCCATTGCTGCTTCACAAGCACAGACAGACTTGATGAGTTCAAGCATCACTGGGCCAGGGAATGCAACATCCAGTTTTGCAATTGATGACCTCCTCGGCCTAAGTGTATCAGCAACATCTGAACCAGCACCAACACCTTCACCGCCTTCTCTGAAGCTCAACCCAAAAGCTGTTCTAGATCCAAGCACTTTTCAGCAGAAGTGGCGCCAACTGCCTATATCATTATCACAG GATTATTCCTTAAGCACTCAGGGAGTGGGAGCTTTGACAACACCTCAAACACTTCTTCGGCACATGCAGAGCAGTTCCATCCACTGCATCGCATCCGGTGGCCAATCCCcaaacttcaagttcttcttCTTCGCACAAAAGGCTGAAGAATCTTCTACATTCCTTGTGGAGTGTATAATCAACACATCATCTTCCAAAGCTCAAATCAAGATCAAAGCTGATGACCAGAGTGCATCTCAGGCATTTTCGTCCTTGTTCCAATCAGCTCTGGCCAACTTTGGTTCATCATGA
- the LOC133781886 gene encoding classical arabinogalactan protein 1-like, with product MARVSFALVAAMAALLVVSTVAQSPAPSPSVQIPRKISPAPAQSPTTTAAPSPAPAAVTATTPATAPTPSTDVTSPPSPSPVAADVPASSPSSISASPSDSPSTITGNPTEAPGPAQNGAVSASFSAVGSMAVVVLASVFVM from the coding sequence ATGGCTCGTGTAAGCTTTGCTTTGGTTGCAGCAATGGCAGCATTGCTAGTGGTCTCCACCGTCGCCCAGTCCCCTGCTCCTTCTCCCTCCGTACAAATTCCCAGGAAAATTTCTCCTGCTCCGGCCCAATCTCCCACGACAACGGCTGCTCCTTCTCCTGCTCCGGCAGCCGTGACTGCCACTACTCCGGCAACTGCTCCCACTCCATCCACCGATGTTACATCTCCCCCATCTCCTTCACCGGTTGCCGCTGATGTTCCAGCTTCATCTCCATCATCGATCTCTGCATCTCCTTCTGATTCTCCATCAACGATCACTGGTAATCCTACAGAGGCTCCTGGTCCAGCTCAAAACGGCGCCGTTTCGGCTTCATTCAGTGCCGTTGGATCCATGGCCGTTGTCGTTTTGGCCTCAGTTTTCGTCATGTAG
- the LOC133784831 gene encoding putative disease resistance protein RGA3, with translation MIWVCVSDPFDVPRIAKEVIEQLTKKPSTATGLESLMKEFRESITDKKFLLVLDDVWTTDYSKWLLLEQVLKLGKIGSSVVVTTRNEKVAKMVGDTNKICVNKLTEEDCWLFLREIALSNRTEQVREDFDSIGRKIARKCNGLPLAVKTLGSFLRVKDIEDWHDMFTSEVWELKNVRQNISYIILE, from the coding sequence ATGATTTGGGTATGCGTTTCAGACCCATTTGACGTTCCTAGGATTGCCAAAGAAGTTATTGAGCAACTCACTAAAAAACCCTCAACAGCCACTGGGTTAGAGTCGTTAATGAAAGAATTTCGTGAGTCTATTACGGACAAGAAATTTCTTCTCGTACTAGATGATGTGTGGACCACCGACTACAGCAAGTGGCTTTTACTAGAGCAAGTTTTAAAGCTTGGCAAGATTGGAAGCAGTGTTGTGGTGACTACACGAAATGAGAAGGTGGCCAAAATGGTGGGAGACACAAACAAGATTTGTGTGAATAAATTGACTGAAGAGGATTGTTGGTTGTTTTTAAGAGAAATAGCACTATCCAACAGAACGGAACAAGTGAGGGAAGATTTTGACTCAATTGGTCGAAAAATAGCACGTAAATGTAATGGCTTACCTCTTGCTGTGAAGACTTTAGGGAGTTTTTTGCGTGTTAAGGACATTGAAGATTGGCATGACATGTTCACAAGTGAAGTTTGGGAGTTAAAAAATGTTAGACAAAATATATcttatataatacttgaataa